The Streptomyces sp. 135 sequence GCCTCACCGGCGCCCTCGTCACTCTCCTCGCCCTCTCCGTGATCATCTACGGGGTGTTCTACGCCGCCCCCGGCGACGTCGCCCAGATCACCTGCGGCCCACGCTGCTCACCCGCCCAGGTCCAGCAGGTCGCCGAGCAGCTGCGCCTCGACGACCCGCTGTACGTACGCTACTGGGAGTTCCTCCAGGGCCTCTTCGTCGGCCATGACTACTCGACCGGCACGGGCACCGAGCACTGCGGCGTGCCGTGCCTCGGCATCTCGTACCAGAGCGACCAGCAGGTCACCGCGCTGATCGTGACGAAGCTGCCGGTCACGGCGTCGCTGGCGCTCGGCGCGATGGTGATGTGGCTGGTCCTCGGCGTGGGCACCGGCGTGCTCTCCGCCTGGCGGCGCGGCCGGGTCAGCGAGCGCGTCCTGACCGCCCTCACCCTCGCGGGCACCGCCACGCCGGTCTTCGTGATCGGCCTGCTGCTGATGATCCTCGTCTGCGGCCGGCTCCAGTGGCTGCCGTTCCCGCAGTACGTGGCCCTCGGCGACGACCCGACGCAGTGGGCGTGGAATCTGCTGCTGCCCTGGCTGTCGCTCGCGCTGATCGAGGCCGCCAAGTACGCGCGGCTGACCCGCTCCTCGATGCTGGAGACCCTCGCCGACGACCACGTGCGGACCTTTCGCGCGTACGGCGTGGGGGAGCGGTCGATCATCGGCAGGCACGCGCTGCGGGGCGCCGTGGCGCCGGTCATCGCGCTGACCGCCAACGACGTCGGATCGATGTTCGGCGGTGCCGTGCTCACCGAGACGCTGTTCGGCCTCCCCGGGATCGGGCGTGAACTCGTGCACGCGGTCAAGGCCGTCGACCTGCCGGTGGTGGTCGGGATGGTCCTGGTCACCGGCTTCTTCGTGGTGTTCGCCAACGCCGTCGCGGACGTGCTGTACGCGGTGGCCGACCGGAGGGTGGTGCTGTCGTGAGTCTCGTCGAAGTGCGTGATCTGAGCGTGGAGTTCGCCTCCGGGGTACATGCGGTCGACGGGCTCTCCTTCGCCCTGGAGGCGGGCGGCGCCCTCGCTCTCGTCGGCGAGTCGGGGTCCGGCAAGTCGACCGTGGCGTCGGCGCTCCTCGGGCTCCACCGGGGCACGGGGGCGCGCGTCACCGGTGCCGTGCGGGTCGACGGCATCGACGTACAAGAGGCGTCCGAGGCCGAGCTGCGGCGGCTGCGCGGCGGGAAGGCCGCGATGGTCTTCCAGGACCCGCTCTCCTCCCTCGATCCGTACTACGCCGTGGGCGACCAGATCGCCGAGGTGTACCGCGTGCACACCGGGGCGTCCCGGCGTGCGGCACGCGCGCGTGCCGTGGACGTGCTCGGCCGGGTCGGCATTCCCGACGCCGCACGCCGCTCGCGCTCGCGCCCGCACGAGTTCAGCGGCGGCATGCGTCAGCGCACGCTCATCGCCATGGCCCTGGCGTGCGAACCCGCGCTCCTGATCGCCGACGAGCCGACCACCGCGCTCGACGTCACCGTCCAGGCCCAGATCCTCGACCTGCTGCACACGCTGCGGGACGAGACCGGCATGGGGCTGCTCCTGGTCACCCATGACGTGGGCGTCGCGGCGGAGAGCGCCGACGAGGTCCTGGTCATGCGGGGCGGGCGCGCGGTGGAGCGGGGCGCGGTGCGGGACGTCCTCGCGGCGCCGAGGGAGGCGTACACGCGCGAGCTCCTGGGCGCCGTGCCGAGGGTCGACGCGCCGCTTCTGACGCCATCCAGGGATGTGGGCGGGGGCGAGGATGAGTTCGTGCTCGAAGCCGTCGGGCTGCGACGGGAGTTCGGGCGCGGGAAGCGCGCCGTCACCGCCGTCGACGACGTCTCGCTGGGCGTCCGGCCCGGGGAGACCCTCGGCGTCGTGGGCGAGAGCGGCAGCGGCAAGACCACACTGGGGCGCATGCTCGTGGGCCTGCTGGAGCCGAGCGCGGGACGGTTGCTGCACGAGGGCGCCGAGCGGCCCGGCGGCCGGGTGGACCCCAAGGTGCAGATGGTCTTCCAGGACCCCGTCTCCTCCCTCAACCCGCGGCGCTCCATCGGCGAGTCCATCGCCGACCCGCTGCGCGCGCGGGGCGAGAGCGACACCTTCGTACGGGGGCGTGCGCGCGAGCTCCTGGAGCGCGTGGGGCTCGAACCGGCGCACTACGGCCGCTATCCGCACGAGTTCAGCGGCGGACAGCGGCAGCGCGTCGGTATCGCCCGCGCCCTGGCCGCCGAGCCGCGGATCATCGTGTGCGACGAACCCGTGTCCGCGCTCGACGTGACGACACAGGCCCAAGTGGTCGCCCTCCTTGCCGAGTTGCAGCGGGAGCTGGGCCTCGCGCTCGTCTTCATCGCGCACGATCTGGCGGTCGTACGCCAAGTCAGCGACCGGGTCGCGGTGATGAGACGGGGGCGGATCGTCGAGTACGGAAGCGTGGGCGAGGTCTACGGCTCGCCGCGGGACCCGTACACGCGGCAACTGCTGGCGGCGGTGCCGTCGCTCGATCCGGAGGCGGCCGCGCGGCGGCGGACGGCGCGCGGGGAGCTGGCCGCGGTCTGACGCCCCGTGGCTGACTCTCCGTGGCCTGACTCTCCGTAGCGGAAGAGGGTGCTCGGGACGCCGTAGCGCAACGGAACGCCACTGGCACGGGAAAGTTACGACCGTTCACCCCTTTTGGTGGCGCGATGGACAACCGTCCGTCGCGCCACCGGCATGACCGCATACGTTCGTCCCGCTGCGAGCCGCCGACCCAACGGCGGCTCCCCAAACGGGAGATCGGGGGTGCACTCGTGCGCGTTGCACTGCTTACGGAGGGTGGCTATCCGTATGTGAGTGGTGAGGGCCGACTCTGGTGCGACCGGCTCGTGCGCGGGCTCGAGCAGCATGAGTTCGACGTCTACGCGCTCAGCCGTGACGAGCGGCAGGAGGCCCTCGGGCAGCTCGAACTCCCGCCCCATGTCGCGCGGGTGCGCACGGCTCCCCTGTGGAATGCGGGCACCGCAGAAGACTCAGGGCGTTGGCGTTGGCGCGGGCGCAAGGCTCGGCGGCGGTTCGCGGAGTGTTTCGCGGAGTTGGCCGATGTGGTCTGCCGGCGGGGCTCCGCCGGGGCCGGTGGCGCGCCTGGATGCGGCGCGGTGGGACTCCCGGAGAGTGCGGACGCCGCCCCGGAGGACCACTCCGAGGTGGTGGCGGACCGTTTCGCCAACGCGCTGTACGGGCTCGCCGAACTCGCCCGCGACGAGGGCCGCCTGGTCGGCGCGCTGCGCTCCGAGGTCGCCGCACGCACCCTGGAGAGCGCCTGCCGCGCGCCTGGCGCGCTGCGGGCCGCCCGCGGTGCGCGAGTCTCCGACCTGCTCGTCGCCGCGGGCCTGATGGAGCGGGCGCTGCGCCCGCTCTCCCTCGACTGGTACGACGACGACGGGCTCGGCGCGGCCGACCTGTGCCACGCCACCTCCGGCGGGCCCGCGGCGCTGTCCGGGCTGCTCGCCAAGCACTTCGCGGGAGTACCGCTCCTCCTGACCGAGTACGGCGTGCACCTGCGCGCGCACCACCTCGCCGCGGGCGACATGGGGCTGAGCGCGCCGGCGCGGGCGCTGCTCGCCTCCTTCCACGGCCTCCTCGCCGCCGAGGTGTACCACCAGGCCGCGCTGATCACCCCCGGCAACGCCCACGCCCGCCGCTGGCAGGAGCGCTGCGGCGCCGAGCGGGGCAAGCTGCGCACGGTCCATCCCGGCATGGATGCCGGGCGTTTCGCGGAGATCGGCGAGAGGGGCTACGGAGACTCCGTCGGCTCCGCTTCCGCCTCTTCCGCCTCTTCCGCCTCTTCCTCCGCTTCCGCCCACTCCGCCGCCGGGCCGGACACGCTGCTGTGGGTGGGTCGCGTCGAGCCCGCCAAGGACCTGATCTCACTGCTCCACGCCTTCGCCGAGGTGCGCAAGGAACAGCCGAGGGCACGCCTGCTGATCGTCGGGACCTCGGCGGAAGGGCGCGGGGCCGAGGACTACTTCGCCCAGTGCCGGGCGCTCGCCGCGCAGCTCTTTCCGGACGAGGCGGCGGGGGCGCACTCCGTCGGCGACAACCCCGTCTCCTTCGAGGAGGTCGGCGGACCCGAGGTGCCCGAGCTCGCCGACGCGTACGCCGTGGGCGCGGTGGTGGTGCTCTCCAGTGTCATCGAGGGCTTTCCGATCAGCCTGGTCGAGGCCATGTTCTGCGGGCGGGCGACCGTCTCGACGGACGTCGGCGCGGTGGTGGAGGTCATCGGCGGCACGGGACTCGTCGTACCGCCGCGCAATCCGCGGGCGCTCGCGGAGGCGTGCGTGGCGCTGCTGCGCGACCCCGAGCGGCGCGCACGCCTGGGCGCGGCGGCGCGGGCGCGAGCCCTCGAACTCTTCACCGTCGAGCAGAACGTCGCGGCATTTCGCGGCATTTACCTGGAGATCGTCTCGCACTGTCCGGTGCGGCGCGACGCGCTGGACGAGGCGGGCGGGCCGGTGCCGTTCGCGAACCCGGCTGAGGCGTCCGTGCCGGGGCGGTGGGCGGCGGGTCCGACGTCGTCCGGCGCGGAGAGCGCGGGGGTGCCCAGCTGGGCCGCCCAGGAGGCGGACGTGCGGGTGCAGTTGAAGGGGGTCGGCGTATGACGCGGCAGGAGGGCGGTGCGGCGGCTTCTGAGGCCGCGGGTGTGGTGGAGGTGCCGGGGGCCTCGGGCCTGCCGGACGCCGGGGGGATCCTCACGGCTCCGCGAAGTGGCGCCGCCGACCCGGTGAAGGCCCTGATGCACCAGCACCGTGCGCTGTGTGAGCGGGCCGTTGATCCATTGGAGATCGCGGCGGGACTTGAGGCGCATGGCGTGACCGATCGGGCCGCCGTGCGCTATCGGCACCGGGACGTGTTCGCCCTCGCCGAGGAGATGTACGCGCGCGTGCCGCGCGGCGACGACGACAGCGGTGGGTGGCTGCGGCCCGGCACCGCGGCACGGATCAGGGGCGTGCCCCGCCCGGGAGTTGACGTACGCGCCGGATGGGCCCTGTTCGCGCTGCTGCCCGGCGCCGTGTGCGCGGCGGCCGTGGCCGGGCTCGGCGCGACCACCGGGGCGCGCGGCTCGCGGTCGTGCTCGGCGGAGCGCTCGCCGTGGCCCTGGCGCTGCGGACCGCCCTGCGGAACGGGCCGCTGCGTACCGTCGCCCCCCTGACGCCCGCCATGCGCGCGTGGGTGTGCTGGCTCCTCACGTACGCACTGCTCGGCGACGCACTGCTGACGGGCGCCGTCTCGGGCGGACCCGACGAGGCGGGCGAGCTCTGGCAACCCGCCACCGTCACGCTCCTCGGCCTCGCCCTTGCCGTCGCGCCCGCGGCCTGGTGCGCCCGCCTCTTCGCCGTACGGGCAGGTCGGCGACTGCGGGCCAGCCGGAGGCTCGACGAATTCACCGCCTCGGCAAGGCCCTTGCTGCTCGGCGTCGTCGCGCTGTTCCTCGCCGCGCTCGGGGCCTTGCTCGCGGCGACGGACGCGGTGCTCGGCGCGGCTCCTGGCGACCCTTCGGCCCTCGCCGGGGCCGGGGCGCTCGGCGCGCTGCTGCTGCTCGCCCGGCTGCTCGGCGTCCACGGTTTCACGCGCGCGCCCGCCCTGCTGCTCGGTGCCGCGGGTGCCTGCGAAATGGCTTCCCTGGCCCTGGTGTTCGCGGGACGCCTGCCGGGCTGCGACGCGGCGGCGGCACCCGTGACGGCGGCGGTCGACACCTGGGGCCCGGGCGCCGTCCCCACCGCGGCGTGCGGGACAGCCGCCCTAGCCCTCCTGATCCACGCGACCAGAACCCTGCCACTGGCCTCGGCCCACGCGGGCGGTGACTTGGGTTATGTCGGCGGGGCCTCGTGCGGGGCCGGAGGTGCCTTGGCCCGGGGCGGCGGTGACTCGCTCCACCTCAGTAGCGCCCCACCCCAAGCCGGCGCCCTGCTCCAGCCTGACGGCACCCCGGCCCCCGCGGGCAGCACCCCGCCCCACGCCGGGCGCACCCCACCCCCCTCGGAAAGCGCCCCCCACGCCAAGGCCCCGCCGCACCCCCACCCCGGTCCCGGCGACAGGCCATGATCCGATCGCCACAGGCCCGCCAGACCACTCTCCCGCGGGGCCGACACCGCGGGCCAGATCCCGTGACCCACGGCGATATCTCGAAGGAGAACACCAGATGACCACCCGCAGCCGTCTCCGCCCCCGAGCGGCCACTCCAGGAGGCGCCCGATGAGGGTGCTGCTGATCGGAGCCAATGGATACCTCGGCCGGTTCGTAGCAGACCGGCTGCTCGCCGACCCCGCGGTGCAGCTCACCGCGCTCGGCCGCGGCGACGACTCGGACGTACGGTTCGACCTCGCCAGCGGCAGTCCCGGCGCGCTCACCCGCTTCCTGAACGCCGTGCACCCGGGCGTCGTCATCAACTGCGCCGGTGCCACCCGGGGCGGCGCCCGCGAGCTGACCCGGCACAACACCGTCGCCGTCGCCACCGTCTGCGAGGCCCTGCGCCGCAGCGGGTGCGGGGCGCGGCTCGTCCAGCTCGGCTGCGGCGCCGAGTACGGGCCGAGCCAGCCCGGCTCCTCCACCGCGGAGGACGCCGTGCCGCGCCCCGGCGGCCCCTACGGCGTCAGCAAACTGGCCGCCACGGAACTGGTGCTCGGCTCCGGGCTCGACGCCGTCGTCCTGCGGGTGTTCTCGCCCGCCGGGCCCGGCACCCCCGCCGGCTCACCGCTCGGCCGCCTCGCGGAGGCCATGCGGCGCGCGATGCAGGCGGGGGACGGTGAGCTCAAACTCGGCGGACTCGGCGTGCAGCGGGACTTCATCGACGTACGCGACGTCGCGCGGGCCGTCCACGCCGCCTCGCTCTCCGCCGCCCAGGGCGTCGTCAACATCGGCTCGGGCCGTGCCGTACGCCTGCGGGACGCGGCCGCCGTGCTCGCCCGCGTCGCCGGGTACGGCGGCGCCCTGCACGAACTCGACCAGGTGCCCATGCGGGCGGCCCTCGGCCATCCCCGCGCCGATTCGGAACACGGCATGCCGGCCGCGTACCCCTACCCCGACGGCTGCGGCAGCTGGCAGCAGGCCGATGTGCGCACCGCACGCGACCGGCTCGGCTGGCGGCCCCGCATCAACCTCGAGGAGTCGCTCGCCGACATCTGGATGGAGGCCGCATGCCGCATCTGACCAGGTCCACACGGGGCGCCGCCAGCACGGACGTACGCATCGGCTTCGGTATCCCGGGCTTCGCCCACCCCCTCGTCGCCCCCGTCGAATGGGCCGAACTGACCCGACCCGGCACCCCTTTGAAGTGGGTTGTCCTGAATGTCGCGAACGGTCCGGGCGAGCGGCCCGACCCGCACTGCCTGGAGGCGGCGGGCCGCCTGCGGAACGCGGGCATCCGCGTCCTCGGCCACCTCGACACGATGTACGGCGCCCGGCCCTTCGGAGAGCTGATCTCCGACGCGCACCGCTACCTCGACTGGTACCTCGTCGACGGTTTCTCCCTGGACCGCTGCCCGGCCGGGCGGACGGCGCTCCCGGAGGTGCGCAGGACCGTCACCACCCTGCGCGCCCTCGTCGACGACGCGCACATCGTGCTCGGCCACGGGACGCACCCGCATCCCGGATACGCGGAAACGGGCGACCAGTTGGTGACCTTCGCGGGCCCGTGGAGCGATTACCGCTGGTCGCAGGTGGCCGAGTGGACCGCCGACCACCCGCCCGAGCGCTTCTGCCACTTCGTGCACGGCATGCCGCGCGGACATCTGGACGAGGCGCTGCGCATCGCCCGCTGGCAGGGAGCCTCGACGATCTACTTCACCGACCACGTCGACGGGGGCGGCGCTGGCGGCCCCTGGGAGGCCATGCCCGGCTACTGGGACGACATCGTCTCGCGGGTCGGAACAGGTGTCTCGGAATGAAGAAGGGCGTGGCAGTGTTACGCGGAGAACAACCGTACGTAGGAACCGACCAACGGAGTCCCCGTGTCGCTGCCACCCCTGGTCGAGCCCGCATCTGAGCTCACCGTCGACGAGGTCCGCCGGTACTCCCGCCACCTGATCATCCCGGATGTCGGGATGGACGGGCAGAAGCGGCTGAAGAACGCCAAGGTGCTCTGTGTGGGCGCCGGAGGCCTCGGGTCCCCGGCGCTGATGTACCTCGCCGCGGCCGGTGTCGGCACGCTCGGCATCGTCGAGTTCGACGAGGTCGACGAGTCCAACCTCCAGCGGCAGATCATCCACAGCCAGGCGGACATCGGCCGCTCCAAGGCGGAGTCCGCGAAGGACTCGGTCCTCGGCATCAACCCGTACGTGAACGTGATCCTCCACGAAGAGCGGCTCGAGGCCGACAACGTGATGGACATCTTCAGCCAGTACGACCTGATCGTCGACGGCACGGACAACTTCGCGACGCGCTACCTGGTCAACGACGCGTGCGTGCTCCTGAACAAGCC is a genomic window containing:
- a CDS encoding ABC transporter permease, coding for MTAFTRLAGFLLRRLTGALVTLLALSVIIYGVFYAAPGDVAQITCGPRCSPAQVQQVAEQLRLDDPLYVRYWEFLQGLFVGHDYSTGTGTEHCGVPCLGISYQSDQQVTALIVTKLPVTASLALGAMVMWLVLGVGTGVLSAWRRGRVSERVLTALTLAGTATPVFVIGLLLMILVCGRLQWLPFPQYVALGDDPTQWAWNLLLPWLSLALIEAAKYARLTRSSMLETLADDHVRTFRAYGVGERSIIGRHALRGAVAPVIALTANDVGSMFGGAVLTETLFGLPGIGRELVHAVKAVDLPVVVGMVLVTGFFVVFANAVADVLYAVADRRVVLS
- a CDS encoding ABC transporter ATP-binding protein produces the protein MSLVEVRDLSVEFASGVHAVDGLSFALEAGGALALVGESGSGKSTVASALLGLHRGTGARVTGAVRVDGIDVQEASEAELRRLRGGKAAMVFQDPLSSLDPYYAVGDQIAEVYRVHTGASRRAARARAVDVLGRVGIPDAARRSRSRPHEFSGGMRQRTLIAMALACEPALLIADEPTTALDVTVQAQILDLLHTLRDETGMGLLLVTHDVGVAAESADEVLVMRGGRAVERGAVRDVLAAPREAYTRELLGAVPRVDAPLLTPSRDVGGGEDEFVLEAVGLRREFGRGKRAVTAVDDVSLGVRPGETLGVVGESGSGKTTLGRMLVGLLEPSAGRLLHEGAERPGGRVDPKVQMVFQDPVSSLNPRRSIGESIADPLRARGESDTFVRGRARELLERVGLEPAHYGRYPHEFSGGQRQRVGIARALAAEPRIIVCDEPVSALDVTTQAQVVALLAELQRELGLALVFIAHDLAVVRQVSDRVAVMRRGRIVEYGSVGEVYGSPRDPYTRQLLAAVPSLDPEAAARRRTARGELAAV
- a CDS encoding DUF3492 domain-containing protein, translated to MRVALLTEGGYPYVSGEGRLWCDRLVRGLEQHEFDVYALSRDERQEALGQLELPPHVARVRTAPLWNAGTAEDSGRWRWRGRKARRRFAECFAELADVVCRRGSAGAGGAPGCGAVGLPESADAAPEDHSEVVADRFANALYGLAELARDEGRLVGALRSEVAARTLESACRAPGALRAARGARVSDLLVAAGLMERALRPLSLDWYDDDGLGAADLCHATSGGPAALSGLLAKHFAGVPLLLTEYGVHLRAHHLAAGDMGLSAPARALLASFHGLLAAEVYHQAALITPGNAHARRWQERCGAERGKLRTVHPGMDAGRFAEIGERGYGDSVGSASASSASSASSSASAHSAAGPDTLLWVGRVEPAKDLISLLHAFAEVRKEQPRARLLIVGTSAEGRGAEDYFAQCRALAAQLFPDEAAGAHSVGDNPVSFEEVGGPEVPELADAYAVGAVVVLSSVIEGFPISLVEAMFCGRATVSTDVGAVVEVIGGTGLVVPPRNPRALAEACVALLRDPERRARLGAAARARALELFTVEQNVAAFRGIYLEIVSHCPVRRDALDEAGGPVPFANPAEASVPGRWAAGPTSSGAESAGVPSWAAQEADVRVQLKGVGV
- a CDS encoding NAD-dependent epimerase/dehydratase family protein, coding for MRVLLIGANGYLGRFVADRLLADPAVQLTALGRGDDSDVRFDLASGSPGALTRFLNAVHPGVVINCAGATRGGARELTRHNTVAVATVCEALRRSGCGARLVQLGCGAEYGPSQPGSSTAEDAVPRPGGPYGVSKLAATELVLGSGLDAVVLRVFSPAGPGTPAGSPLGRLAEAMRRAMQAGDGELKLGGLGVQRDFIDVRDVARAVHAASLSAAQGVVNIGSGRAVRLRDAAAVLARVAGYGGALHELDQVPMRAALGHPRADSEHGMPAAYPYPDGCGSWQQADVRTARDRLGWRPRINLEESLADIWMEAACRI
- a CDS encoding spherulation-specific family 4 protein, yielding MPHLTRSTRGAASTDVRIGFGIPGFAHPLVAPVEWAELTRPGTPLKWVVLNVANGPGERPDPHCLEAAGRLRNAGIRVLGHLDTMYGARPFGELISDAHRYLDWYLVDGFSLDRCPAGRTALPEVRRTVTTLRALVDDAHIVLGHGTHPHPGYAETGDQLVTFAGPWSDYRWSQVAEWTADHPPERFCHFVHGMPRGHLDEALRIARWQGASTIYFTDHVDGGGAGGPWEAMPGYWDDIVSRVGTGVSE